From one Flavobacterium kingsejongi genomic stretch:
- a CDS encoding IS1182 family transposase, which produces MRFKHYNQQQTMLLPYSFDDLIPHTHAVRIVDQVVESLNIQPLLKAYSKEGNPGYHPKMLLKVMLYAYMTNIYSSRKIELALRENINFMWLTSMTIVDHNTINRFRSDKLKESFKEIFKQVVLMLASEGLVNLKQIYTDGTKIEAQAGRYTFVWGKSIKTNKAKMLTQLEELWNYAQSIDNEDDPNPEPTEFKEISKEVIEKTVAKIDAKLSGNEKTSSKAKAKLRYIKNNFTSNLEKYEKQEAILGERNSYSKTDTQATFMRMKEDHMLNGQLKPAYNTQISTQNQIIVHYTIHQNPTDTKTLQPHLENLEQTFGKKVFKKIKEITTDAGYGSEENYDYLKQKKLKAFVKYNTFEKEQDQNYQKKHKAFSKENLYYNPEEDYYVCPMGQKMHKTYQNQKTTTTGYTQTLSHYQAKNCEGCSLRGQCFKAQGNRSIERNHNLERHKQQARELLLSEIGIQRRKQRSADVEPVFAQLKHNNGFRRFSLKGLQKVELEFGLMALGHNLRKKIAA; this is translated from the coding sequence ATGAGATTCAAACATTATAACCAACAACAAACGATGCTTCTACCTTATTCGTTTGATGATTTAATTCCACATACACATGCGGTTCGAATAGTTGACCAAGTTGTGGAATCCCTTAATATCCAGCCTCTTTTAAAAGCGTACAGTAAAGAAGGTAATCCTGGATATCATCCAAAGATGTTACTCAAAGTGATGTTGTATGCTTATATGACTAATATCTATTCTTCGAGAAAGATAGAACTTGCACTTCGTGAGAATATCAATTTTATGTGGCTTACTTCTATGACTATTGTTGATCATAATACAATTAATAGATTTAGAAGTGATAAACTAAAAGAGAGTTTTAAAGAAATCTTCAAGCAGGTAGTTTTGATGTTGGCCTCAGAAGGACTGGTGAATCTAAAACAAATTTATACCGACGGAACAAAAATAGAAGCTCAGGCCGGCAGGTACACTTTTGTGTGGGGTAAGAGCATAAAAACCAATAAAGCAAAAATGCTCACCCAGTTGGAAGAATTATGGAACTATGCCCAAAGTATCGACAATGAAGATGACCCCAACCCGGAACCAACAGAGTTCAAAGAAATCAGCAAAGAGGTAATTGAGAAAACTGTAGCTAAAATAGATGCCAAACTCTCTGGTAATGAAAAGACCAGTTCTAAAGCAAAAGCTAAATTACGCTACATAAAAAATAATTTTACTTCCAATCTTGAAAAGTATGAAAAGCAAGAAGCTATTCTGGGAGAAAGAAACAGTTACAGCAAAACTGACACCCAGGCTACTTTTATGCGCATGAAAGAAGACCATATGTTAAACGGACAGCTCAAACCAGCTTATAATACTCAAATATCTACACAAAATCAGATCATTGTTCATTATACCATCCACCAAAATCCGACCGATACTAAAACACTCCAGCCTCATTTAGAAAATTTGGAACAAACCTTTGGTAAAAAAGTATTTAAAAAGATAAAAGAAATAACTACTGACGCAGGTTATGGAAGTGAAGAAAACTACGATTATCTGAAACAGAAGAAACTCAAAGCTTTTGTGAAGTATAATACTTTTGAAAAAGAACAAGATCAAAACTACCAAAAGAAACACAAGGCTTTTAGCAAGGAAAATCTCTATTACAATCCAGAAGAAGACTATTATGTATGTCCAATGGGACAAAAAATGCATAAAACATATCAAAACCAGAAAACAACAACTACAGGATACACCCAAACCTTATCGCATTATCAGGCCAAAAACTGTGAAGGCTGTTCACTTCGAGGTCAATGTTTTAAAGCTCAGGGAAACAGAAGCATCGAGCGAAACCACAACCTTGAAAGACATAAACAACAAGCAAGGGAATTACTACTAAGTGAAATAGGAATACAAAGAAGAAAGCAACGCTCTGCCGATGTAGAGCCTGTATTCGCTCAACTCAAGCATAATAACGGTTTTAGACGGTTTTCTTTAAAAGGACTTCAAAAAGTAGAATTAGAATTCGGATTAATGGCTTTAGGTCACAACTTAAGAAAGAAAATTGCAGCATAA
- a CDS encoding heme ABC transporter ATP-binding protein, translating into MLQAHKISYAHKKVPILDSIDVTINYGELLVIVGPNGAGKSTLLSFLANEIKGEKDAIHFKKKTFTNWNPKDLSKHKAKFSQQNSNDIPLSVKDVVMMGRYPYFNSNPHPEDITATEHAMQETDILNMQHRDYNSLSGGEKQRVHLARVLTQLDNDVMHKLVFLDEPLNNLDVSHQHKILNTLKKFTERGNTAVVVLHDLNLAAQFADSVLLMQKGKIVAHDIPDQVFTREIISKVYNFPCTICANPVNNNPIIIFGT; encoded by the coding sequence ATGTTACAAGCGCACAAAATATCGTATGCCCACAAAAAAGTCCCTATACTCGACAGTATTGATGTTACCATCAATTACGGCGAATTATTGGTCATCGTTGGGCCTAATGGTGCAGGAAAATCTACGTTGCTCAGCTTTTTGGCCAACGAGATTAAGGGAGAGAAAGATGCGATCCATTTTAAGAAAAAAACTTTTACCAACTGGAATCCGAAAGACCTTTCCAAACATAAGGCTAAGTTTTCCCAACAAAACAGCAATGATATCCCACTCAGCGTGAAAGATGTCGTGATGATGGGACGTTACCCTTATTTTAATTCCAATCCGCATCCCGAAGATATCACGGCTACCGAGCATGCCATGCAGGAAACTGATATCCTTAACATGCAGCACCGGGATTACAATTCGCTTTCGGGAGGTGAGAAACAACGGGTACACCTTGCCCGGGTGCTTACGCAGCTGGACAATGATGTGATGCACAAGTTGGTTTTTCTCGATGAGCCGCTGAATAACTTAGACGTCTCGCACCAGCATAAAATACTGAATACGCTTAAAAAATTTACAGAAAGGGGCAATACAGCCGTCGTCGTATTACATGACCTGAATCTGGCAGCACAATTTGCCGATTCTGTACTGCTCATGCAAAAAGGAAAAATTGTCGCACACGATATCCCCGATCAGGTATTTACCCGGGAAATCATCAGTAAAGTCTATAATTTTCCCTGCACGATCTGTGCCAACCCAGTTAATAACAATCCAATAATAATATTCGGAACTTAA
- a CDS encoding hemin-degrading factor: protein MSTLTNDLKGQWESLKAENPHLRIRNAAEKLGVSEAELLATQTGENVIRLKNEFPQILLQVEKLGKVMGLTRNDECVHERKGVYTNGEFNSPHVGLFVNEDIDMRVFIGHWAKGYAVSEKSEHGDRKSLQFFGKDGLAIHKIYLTKDSDEAAFDALVAEFKSDNQEPTETVVAVPLNLDEKPDSEIDLEGFQAAWTGLKDTHEFFAMLKKFGVTRTQALRLAPNEEMARKVDNLTVVKILEGAAAEKFPIMVFVGNRGNIQIHTGLVRKTMWHNEWFNVMDPDFNLHLDTTKIAQTWIVRKPTEDGVVTAIEVFNEMGEIIVQLFGKRKPGIPELEEWRTLVASI from the coding sequence ATGAGTACACTAACAAATGATCTAAAAGGACAGTGGGAATCACTAAAAGCTGAGAATCCACATTTGAGAATCCGTAATGCTGCAGAAAAACTGGGCGTTAGCGAGGCTGAACTTCTGGCTACACAAACAGGAGAAAATGTTATCAGGCTGAAAAATGAATTTCCACAAATACTTTTACAGGTAGAGAAGTTAGGAAAAGTAATGGGCCTTACCCGCAATGACGAGTGTGTACACGAACGTAAAGGTGTATATACCAATGGTGAATTCAACTCGCCTCATGTTGGTTTATTTGTAAACGAAGACATCGACATGCGTGTGTTCATCGGACACTGGGCAAAAGGATATGCTGTATCGGAGAAATCAGAACACGGAGACCGCAAAAGCCTTCAATTCTTCGGAAAAGACGGTCTTGCAATCCACAAAATATACCTGACCAAAGATAGCGACGAAGCTGCTTTTGATGCTTTGGTAGCAGAATTCAAATCAGACAACCAGGAGCCAACAGAAACGGTAGTAGCTGTTCCTTTAAACTTAGACGAGAAACCGGATTCAGAAATTGACTTAGAAGGATTCCAGGCTGCCTGGACCGGACTAAAAGATACACATGAATTCTTCGCTATGCTAAAGAAATTTGGCGTAACCAGAACACAGGCTTTACGTCTTGCTCCTAACGAAGAAATGGCACGTAAAGTAGACAACCTTACAGTAGTTAAAATCCTGGAAGGTGCTGCAGCAGAAAAATTCCCAATTATGGTTTTCGTAGGAAACCGCGGCAATATCCAGATCCACACCGGACTGGTACGTAAAACAATGTGGCATAATGAGTGGTTCAATGTAATGGATCCCGATTTTAACCTGCACTTGGATACGACCAAAATCGCACAAACCTGGATCGTAAGAAAACCAACGGAAGATGGTGTGGTTACTGCTATTGAAGTATTCAACGAAATGGGTGAAATCATCGTACAACTATTCGGAAAAAGAAAACCAGGAATTCCAGAATTGGAAGAATGGAGAACACTTGTGGCTTCTATCTAA
- a CDS encoding T9SS type A sorting domain-containing protein: protein MKHTYFSKFLMVFFTLMGVVAYGQFTVTFGSIVYVNGQPVAQGSPISIGTNNSVSVKFDVDISTNNPPSSSQPGEITLWYKKNASAFPVSIITQGGVVFNGNQTTRPIVVDLYSSNFDPTGGVVYAEFKSFSGLIYKSGNWSVTKQNVPDITNNVIVGNQSIFYGQAAAAIGGSTPGGGTGTFTFLWDKKTATSEWVRLTVTSQSLAPGVLLETTQYRRHVISATKGNVSNTVTVTVNNSAPITNNTISANQTINEGNPAAALSGTLPSGGNGAATYRYEWQKQEGTGAWTAIAGATEVNYAPGSPFVTAKYRRVIRSGNASDAISNEVAITVIPAPTLLNNSISISGNIISGSLPVGGTGIYTYTWILLGGDDPYVFPENTQNLTLSESVFEYLNSYPNLSIVRNITSGRQTISSNFIVVSAYAAIQNNTISKSGTQIIGSLPTGGSGTYTYSWILLGADDPYNFPDTGQSLSLNPATIAYRNGYPGSIIIRTVRSGGKTSQSNALVYATAGRPAAKAAIATEASKATAISVYPNPVAEVVHFALGNEIQKNTVISVYSDFSGQELPVYNGNLAPGQIVTWNVPAQCARGLYFYKIVCGNDVTTGKLLLR from the coding sequence ATGAAACATACCTACTTTTCTAAATTTTTAATGGTCTTTTTTACACTGATGGGTGTAGTTGCTTATGGGCAATTTACTGTCACTTTTGGCAGTATTGTCTATGTAAATGGCCAACCAGTAGCACAGGGCAGTCCCATCAGTATTGGAACAAATAATTCCGTTTCTGTAAAATTTGATGTTGATATCAGCACGAATAATCCACCGTCATCTTCACAACCGGGTGAGATAACGTTGTGGTATAAAAAAAATGCTTCTGCTTTTCCGGTTAGCATCATAACACAAGGCGGTGTTGTATTTAACGGGAACCAAACGACAAGACCTATTGTAGTTGATCTTTATAGTTCTAATTTTGACCCGACGGGTGGTGTGGTATATGCGGAATTTAAAAGTTTTTCTGGCTTGATTTACAAGAGTGGCAACTGGAGTGTCACCAAGCAAAATGTGCCTGATATTACCAACAACGTAATCGTTGGTAACCAGTCAATATTTTACGGTCAGGCTGCAGCTGCAATTGGAGGCAGTACTCCTGGCGGAGGAACAGGAACTTTTACTTTTTTATGGGATAAAAAAACGGCAACTAGCGAATGGGTACGACTTACAGTTACTTCACAGAGTTTGGCTCCAGGTGTATTGTTAGAAACAACACAATACCGACGACATGTAATATCAGCAACCAAAGGGAATGTAAGTAATACAGTTACGGTGACAGTTAATAATTCTGCGCCGATTACTAACAATACCATATCGGCGAATCAAACAATCAATGAAGGGAATCCTGCTGCTGCATTATCAGGTACATTACCTTCTGGAGGCAATGGAGCGGCAACGTATCGCTATGAATGGCAAAAACAGGAAGGAACAGGTGCGTGGACTGCAATAGCGGGTGCTACTGAAGTAAATTATGCTCCGGGATCCCCTTTCGTAACGGCTAAATACAGGAGGGTTATCCGATCTGGAAATGCATCAGATGCAATTAGTAATGAGGTAGCCATAACAGTTATACCGGCTCCTACATTGCTTAACAATTCGATTTCTATTTCAGGAAATATTATTTCAGGAAGTTTACCTGTTGGTGGTACTGGGATCTATACCTATACATGGATATTATTAGGGGGTGATGATCCTTATGTTTTTCCTGAAAATACACAAAACCTTACCTTATCAGAATCAGTATTTGAATATTTGAATTCCTATCCCAATCTTTCGATTGTAAGGAATATCACTTCGGGCCGCCAAACGATCAGTAGTAACTTTATTGTAGTTTCGGCTTATGCAGCTATCCAGAACAATACCATTTCTAAAAGTGGAACGCAAATTATCGGAAGTTTACCTACTGGTGGCTCCGGGACATACACCTATAGCTGGATTTTATTAGGTGCTGATGATCCTTATAATTTTCCGGATACAGGCCAAAGCCTCTCGCTGAATCCGGCAACGATTGCTTACAGGAATGGATATCCGGGATCTATAATCATTAGGACGGTACGATCTGGCGGTAAAACAAGCCAAAGTAATGCGCTGGTATATGCTACAGCCGGCAGGCCCGCTGCAAAAGCGGCTATTGCTACTGAAGCATCCAAAGCAACCGCGATCAGTGTATATCCAAATCCGGTAGCGGAAGTGGTGCATTTTGCTTTAGGCAATGAAATCCAGAAAAATACGGTAATCAGTGTATATTCTGATTTCTCAGGACAAGAGCTTCCGGTGTATAACGGAAACCTGGCTCCGGGGCAAATAGTGACCTGGAATGTTCCGGCTCAATGTGCCAGAGGCCTTTATTTTTACAAAATTGTGTGTGGGAATGATGTAACAACAGGCAAACTATTGTTGCGATAA
- a CDS encoding HmuY family protein — protein MKKNFIFILTFLLIAVVGCNNDDDTATANSVNVAFASPSVNLTENTTTLNLVFSGATATAGTITLSVATENVVYGTDFKTVPAVANNTLVVPFTAGASSATFSFEKLINAIEGEVKNVKFTITAVSTSAVVVTEAAKSLQVNFNETASLGQSLSAAVGGANQPNQVYVDLSSGTMTVVPRVSWDLGFHAGTDFRIAINGSLKMSAKQLTTTNIDEVQVADESMIISQGAGSATQIDNPVGLITGTAIAPVSENDADNKVYLVNLGSNPATNTPASGTEGSASGSLRGWKKIRVLKSGNDYKLQYAEIGATTHTEVVISKNSGYNFSFFSFTTNGTVNVEPQKDKWDLNFTTFTNLVGPTTPYYYPDFIVNNLKGGAKAYMVAVSQTVTYDNFTLANVVDANFTEDQRGIGSNWRSTSVTGSDGIPVSQFVLRTDRFFVVKDPAGNIYKVKLTGGASNTGERGFPTFLYSLL, from the coding sequence ATGAAAAAAAATTTTATTTTCATTCTTACCTTTTTGCTTATAGCTGTAGTTGGCTGTAACAATGACGATGATACGGCAACAGCGAACAGTGTAAATGTTGCATTTGCAAGCCCGTCAGTAAATCTGACAGAGAATACAACAACATTAAATTTAGTGTTTTCTGGAGCTACTGCTACTGCAGGAACAATAACATTATCTGTAGCTACTGAAAATGTAGTATACGGAACAGATTTCAAAACAGTACCCGCTGTAGCAAACAATACTTTAGTAGTACCTTTTACTGCTGGAGCTTCAAGCGCTACTTTTTCTTTCGAAAAATTAATCAATGCCATTGAAGGAGAAGTTAAGAATGTAAAATTTACAATTACTGCTGTGTCTACATCTGCTGTTGTAGTAACAGAAGCGGCAAAATCACTTCAGGTAAACTTTAATGAAACTGCATCTTTAGGACAATCACTTAGTGCTGCTGTAGGTGGTGCAAATCAGCCAAACCAGGTTTATGTTGACTTGAGCAGTGGAACAATGACAGTAGTGCCAAGAGTATCATGGGATTTAGGATTCCATGCAGGTACTGATTTCAGAATTGCAATTAACGGATCTTTGAAAATGTCTGCAAAACAACTGACTACAACAAATATTGATGAAGTACAGGTCGCTGACGAATCTATGATCATCAGCCAGGGTGCCGGTAGTGCTACCCAAATTGATAATCCAGTTGGATTGATCACAGGTACTGCAATTGCTCCCGTTTCTGAAAATGATGCTGACAATAAAGTATATTTAGTAAACTTAGGAAGTAATCCAGCAACAAACACACCAGCTTCAGGAACTGAAGGATCAGCTTCAGGATCTTTAAGAGGATGGAAAAAAATCAGAGTACTAAAAAGCGGTAATGATTACAAATTACAATATGCTGAAATTGGTGCTACAACACATACAGAAGTTGTAATTTCTAAAAATTCAGGATATAACTTCTCATTCTTCAGCTTCACAACAAACGGAACTGTAAATGTTGAGCCACAAAAAGACAAATGGGATTTAAATTTCACAACGTTCACAAACCTTGTAGGCCCAACAACTCCATACTACTACCCAGACTTTATCGTAAATAACCTTAAAGGTGGTGCTAAAGCTTACATGGTAGCCGTTTCTCAAACTGTAACGTATGACAACTTTACACTTGCTAATGTCGTAGATGCTAACTTTACAGAAGACCAAAGAGGTATCGGTTCCAACTGGAGAAGCACTAGTGTTACAGGTTCTGATGGTATTCCAGTTTCTCAATTCGTATTGAGAACAGATCGTTTCTTTGTTGTAAAAGATCCTGCTGGAAACATCTACAAAGTGAAATTGACTGGTGGTGCAAGCAATACTGGTGAAAGAGGATTCCCTACTTTCCTTTATAGCCTGCTATAA
- a CDS encoding FecCD family ABC transporter permease, whose product MQNKLPLYLILSLLLLVVLAVISLYMGVYEFEKHSVAEIIATVFNPNTAIPESDRFVLLELRLPRIVMAILIGSALAVSGTCLQGMFKNPLATPDLIGITAGSTLFAAITIVLGSSFKKYIPEVLHYSILSIAAFIGALIAMTFIYRISTSKGKTNVIIMLLSGVAITALTRAVTGFLTYLSTDEELRDLTFWEMGSLGAASWTKNGILAVVIAVAYSFLITKGKALNAMMLGERDAQHLGIPVEKVKKRIVILTALMVGTSVAFAGTIGFVGLIIPYILRLIFKSNYHIILPLSAVLGSILLLTADTISRTLVAPSEIPIGILTAFMGAPIFIAILIHYKKSM is encoded by the coding sequence ATGCAAAATAAATTACCATTATATCTTATTCTGAGCTTATTACTGCTGGTTGTACTGGCAGTAATTTCCTTATATATGGGGGTTTATGAATTTGAAAAACACAGCGTTGCCGAAATTATTGCTACCGTTTTCAATCCCAACACCGCGATTCCCGAAAGTGATCGGTTTGTGTTGCTGGAATTGCGATTGCCAAGAATTGTTATGGCCATCCTAATCGGTAGCGCCCTGGCCGTTTCCGGAACCTGCCTTCAGGGTATGTTCAAGAATCCACTGGCCACCCCCGATTTGATTGGGATCACGGCAGGGTCTACCCTGTTTGCTGCCATCACAATCGTATTGGGAAGTTCGTTTAAAAAATACATTCCGGAAGTGCTGCACTACTCTATCCTGAGTATTGCGGCCTTTATCGGGGCATTAATCGCCATGACGTTCATTTACCGGATTTCCACCTCAAAAGGGAAAACCAATGTCATCATTATGTTGCTTTCCGGAGTTGCCATTACGGCACTCACCCGTGCAGTAACGGGATTCCTGACCTATTTATCTACCGATGAAGAGCTTAGGGACCTTACTTTTTGGGAAATGGGTAGCTTGGGTGCTGCTTCCTGGACGAAAAACGGTATTTTAGCCGTCGTTATAGCCGTAGCCTACAGCTTCCTGATCACCAAAGGGAAAGCCCTGAATGCCATGATGCTGGGAGAACGGGATGCACAACACCTGGGGATTCCAGTCGAGAAGGTAAAGAAGAGAATTGTAATCCTGACCGCCTTAATGGTGGGAACCTCGGTAGCCTTTGCAGGAACCATTGGTTTTGTAGGACTTATTATTCCGTACATATTGCGTTTGATTTTTAAATCGAACTATCATATTATATTGCCGCTTTCTGCGGTACTGGGTAGTATTTTACTGCTCACGGCAGATACAATAAGCCGTACACTGGTAGCTCCATCGGAGATTCCAATAGGGATATTGACTGCTTTTATGGGGGCTCCAATTTTTATAGCCATCCTAATACATTATAAAAAATCCATGTAG
- a CDS encoding TonB-dependent receptor plug domain-containing protein — MQIYTKAFLSFSLLVGVSALSQETHKDSLKNNKLEEVVVTGQFEPQSIKKSVSNVRVITKQDIKNLAANNLSDVLNQYLNITVQNSGSDGRSKVSMFGLDSQYFKILVDNIPLVSDTGLGNNIDLTQVNLDDIERIEIIEGSMGVTHGANAVSGILNIITKKFTHTKWEIAANVQEETVGKEFAFFDKGRHIQSFKVSHSISENWFVSVGANRNDFAGFFDDKKGKDYTENDDKRGYRWLPKQQFVTNAMLGYTKDRFSIFYKFDYFNENVDYYNPIVVPVPNYPFESTYFSSDRRYVTNRFYHHLNSNGHLFTKLLYNVSLSFQKQQRDIERFNYYILSDEERNYEKNNFQSKEVIYSTGTVSNFFTNKMFDVQLGYELVNEKGFASAASGTFRDENLQLVDISKRLENYDIFTSAEINLNDKLSIRPGFRYSMQSQFEDQYATSLGFRYLLKKNIELRASIGKSYRTPNFDELYTYFVDSNHNLQGNAALTPEESFSYEVSAKKTSHFDSGLSLSNNVSASYQEVNDRISLIMTQIVPTMEYKYMNIDKYKMWNISTTHQLAYKNFSLKLGASLVGISQKIDLASLNAVSDDAFLYSLQLNSSATYNIPKWNTMFSIYYKYNGKYQQYVQSTVNTVASFELSEVDSYGWMDASVRKTFFKNKFEVTAGARNILNVTDVQSSISGGGNSAHAAASSALQLGYGRSYFLKFTYNLNFN, encoded by the coding sequence ATGCAAATTTATACCAAAGCGTTTCTTTCCTTTTCCCTACTGGTAGGAGTTTCGGCTCTATCCCAGGAGACACACAAAGATTCTCTTAAGAATAACAAATTGGAAGAAGTCGTGGTAACTGGTCAGTTTGAACCACAATCAATCAAAAAATCTGTTTCTAATGTTCGTGTTATTACAAAACAGGATATCAAAAACCTGGCAGCCAATAACCTTTCGGATGTATTAAACCAATACCTGAATATCACAGTTCAGAATAGTGGTAGTGATGGTAGGTCAAAAGTGTCTATGTTTGGTTTGGATTCACAATATTTCAAAATCTTAGTGGATAATATTCCTTTGGTTAGTGATACCGGATTAGGAAATAATATTGACCTTACTCAGGTAAACCTCGATGATATTGAACGCATCGAAATTATTGAAGGTTCAATGGGGGTGACTCATGGTGCCAATGCTGTAAGCGGAATATTGAATATCATTACTAAAAAATTCACCCATACAAAATGGGAGATTGCTGCAAATGTGCAGGAGGAAACAGTAGGTAAGGAATTTGCTTTTTTTGATAAAGGGCGTCACATCCAATCCTTTAAAGTTTCACATTCCATCTCTGAAAACTGGTTTGTCTCTGTGGGTGCCAATAGAAACGACTTCGCAGGTTTTTTTGATGATAAAAAAGGAAAAGACTATACAGAGAATGATGACAAACGAGGATACCGTTGGCTCCCAAAACAACAGTTCGTAACCAATGCTATGTTAGGGTATACCAAAGACCGGTTTAGCATATTCTATAAATTCGATTATTTTAATGAAAACGTAGACTATTACAATCCGATTGTTGTACCAGTTCCTAATTATCCATTTGAATCTACTTATTTTTCAAGTGACAGGAGATACGTTACCAATCGTTTCTATCATCACCTGAATTCAAACGGGCATCTTTTTACAAAGCTCCTTTACAATGTATCATTGTCTTTCCAAAAGCAACAACGTGATATCGAACGCTTCAATTATTATATATTAAGCGATGAAGAACGCAACTACGAAAAAAATAATTTCCAATCCAAAGAAGTTATTTACTCTACCGGTACAGTAAGTAATTTTTTCACCAACAAGATGTTTGATGTGCAATTAGGCTACGAATTGGTAAATGAGAAAGGATTTGCCTCTGCTGCATCAGGGACATTTAGGGATGAGAATCTACAACTGGTGGATATCAGCAAGCGATTGGAAAATTATGATATTTTTACTTCAGCAGAAATCAACCTGAATGATAAGCTATCGATACGTCCCGGATTTCGTTATTCCATGCAATCACAATTTGAGGATCAGTATGCAACCTCTCTTGGATTTCGTTACCTTCTTAAGAAAAATATCGAACTGCGTGCCTCCATTGGTAAATCCTATAGAACACCCAATTTTGATGAACTATATACGTATTTCGTAGATTCCAATCATAATCTGCAGGGGAATGCAGCATTAACACCTGAGGAAAGTTTTTCTTATGAGGTAAGTGCAAAGAAAACATCCCATTTTGATTCTGGTCTAAGCCTTTCCAATAATGTATCGGCGAGCTATCAGGAAGTGAATGACCGGATCAGCCTGATTATGACGCAGATTGTGCCTACAATGGAATATAAATATATGAACATTGACAAGTACAAGATGTGGAATATTTCTACCACACATCAACTGGCGTATAAAAACTTCAGCCTGAAGTTGGGAGCGTCTTTAGTAGGGATTTCTCAAAAAATAGATTTAGCCTCTCTCAATGCGGTTTCAGATGATGCTTTCCTGTATTCATTACAATTAAATTCCAGCGCAACTTACAACATACCAAAATGGAATACGATGTTTTCTATTTATTACAAATACAATGGAAAATACCAACAATATGTTCAGAGCACAGTAAATACTGTAGCTTCATTTGAACTGTCTGAAGTAGATTCTTATGGATGGATGGATGCTTCTGTTCGAAAAACATTTTTTAAAAATAAGTTTGAAGTCACAGCAGGAGCCCGCAATATCCTTAATGTAACCGATGTTCAGTCGTCCATTTCCGGCGGTGGAAACAGCGCACATGCGGCGGCATCTTCGGCATTGCAGTTAGGATATGGCCGTTCTTATTTTCTTAAATTCACGTATAACCTCAATTTTAATTAA